In Leisingera sp. NJS204, the following are encoded in one genomic region:
- the secA gene encoding preprotein translocase subunit SecA produces the protein MLGFGTLAKKVFGTPNDRKIKATRPLIAQINALEDMFAKLSDDGLKDKTEELRKRALGGESLDALLPEAFANVREAAKRALGLRAFDTQLMGGIFLHQGNISEMKTGEGKTLVATFPAYLNALTGKGVHVVTVNEYLATRDSEWMGKVFAQLGMTTGVIWSGQADAEKMAAYDSDVTYTTNNELGFDYLRDNMKPSLDQVFQKQHNFAIVDEVDSILIDEARTPLIISGPAEDRSELYSTIDKVIPLLSEEHYEIDEKTRGVTFTEDGNEYLEQTLREHGLLEEDASLYDPESTTVVHHVNQALRAHKLFQRDKDYIVRNGEVVLIDEFTGRMMPGRRLSEGLHQAIEAKEEVNIEPENTTLASVTFQNYFRLYDKLSGMTGTAMTEADEFAEIYSLGVVEVPTNRPIARVDEDDQVYRTAREKYEAMIKEAKVAHAKGQPVLLGTTSIEKSELLSQMLQQDGIPHNVLNARHHEQEAQIVADAGRYGAVTIATNMAGRGTDIQLGGNVEMKVLEVLEQNPEADPAELRAAEEAKHAEEKQKVLDAGGLFVMASERHESRRIDNQLRGRSGRQGDPGRTRFYLSLEDDLMRIFGSERLDKLLSSLGMKEGEAIIHPWVNKSLERAQAKVEGRNFDMRKNVLKFDDVMNDQRKVIFNQRREIMAAEDLSEIVDDMRHEVIDDLLDTHMPPKTYADQWDTAGLQEQVREMLSIDAPVAEWAAEEGVDDEQIRERLVQASDKMMAEKAAAFGPENMRNIEKQVLLQTIDKNWREHLLTLEHLRSVVGFRGYAQRDPLNEYKNESFQLFENMLDSLREEVSQQLGRVRPMTEEEQQQMLKEMAARQAAMQQMAVPQPTAAEASAEDPAPGFVEDDPATWGNPSRNDRCPCGSGKKFKHCHGSLA, from the coding sequence ATGCTGGGTTTCGGAACACTCGCCAAAAAGGTTTTCGGCACGCCGAATGACCGTAAGATCAAGGCGACACGGCCGCTGATTGCACAGATCAACGCGCTGGAGGATATGTTCGCGAAGCTCAGCGATGACGGGCTGAAGGACAAGACTGAGGAGCTGCGCAAGCGCGCATTGGGCGGTGAAAGCCTGGACGCGCTGCTGCCCGAAGCCTTTGCCAACGTGCGTGAAGCGGCCAAACGTGCGCTGGGTCTGCGGGCTTTTGATACCCAGCTGATGGGCGGTATTTTCCTGCATCAGGGTAACATTTCCGAGATGAAGACCGGCGAGGGCAAGACCCTGGTGGCGACCTTCCCGGCCTATCTGAATGCGCTGACCGGCAAGGGCGTGCATGTGGTAACGGTGAACGAATACCTGGCCACGCGGGATAGTGAATGGATGGGCAAGGTGTTTGCGCAGCTGGGCATGACCACCGGCGTGATCTGGTCGGGGCAAGCCGACGCCGAGAAGATGGCCGCCTATGACAGCGACGTCACCTATACCACCAACAACGAACTGGGTTTCGACTATCTGCGCGACAACATGAAACCGTCGCTGGACCAGGTGTTTCAGAAGCAGCACAACTTTGCCATCGTCGATGAGGTCGACTCGATCCTGATCGACGAGGCCCGTACTCCGCTGATCATCTCCGGCCCGGCCGAAGACAGGTCCGAACTCTATTCAACTATCGACAAAGTGATCCCGCTATTGTCGGAAGAACACTATGAGATCGACGAGAAAACCCGTGGTGTGACCTTTACTGAGGACGGCAATGAATACCTGGAGCAGACGCTGCGCGAGCACGGGCTGCTGGAAGAGGATGCCTCGCTCTACGATCCGGAAAGCACCACGGTTGTCCACCACGTGAACCAGGCCCTGCGTGCGCACAAGCTGTTCCAGCGGGACAAGGATTATATCGTCCGCAATGGCGAAGTTGTTCTGATCGATGAGTTCACTGGCCGTATGATGCCGGGCCGCCGCCTGTCCGAAGGATTGCACCAGGCCATCGAGGCCAAGGAAGAGGTCAATATCGAGCCGGAGAATACCACACTGGCCTCGGTTACCTTCCAAAATTACTTCCGGCTTTATGACAAGCTCTCGGGCATGACCGGCACTGCGATGACCGAGGCTGATGAGTTCGCCGAGATCTACAGCCTGGGTGTGGTTGAAGTGCCGACCAACCGCCCGATTGCGCGGGTGGATGAGGACGATCAGGTGTACCGCACCGCCCGTGAGAAATATGAGGCGATGATCAAGGAAGCCAAGGTAGCGCATGCAAAGGGCCAGCCGGTTCTGCTTGGCACGACCTCGATCGAGAAATCCGAACTGCTGAGCCAGATGCTGCAGCAGGACGGCATCCCGCACAACGTTTTGAACGCCCGCCACCATGAGCAGGAAGCGCAGATCGTTGCTGATGCCGGCCGCTATGGCGCGGTGACCATTGCCACCAACATGGCCGGCCGCGGCACCGATATTCAGCTCGGCGGCAACGTCGAGATGAAAGTGCTGGAAGTGCTGGAGCAGAATCCCGAGGCTGATCCAGCAGAACTGCGCGCGGCCGAAGAAGCCAAACACGCCGAGGAAAAGCAAAAGGTGCTGGACGCAGGCGGGTTGTTTGTGATGGCTTCCGAGCGCCACGAAAGCCGCCGCATCGACAACCAGCTGCGCGGCCGTTCGGGCCGTCAGGGCGATCCGGGCCGGACCCGGTTTTACCTCAGCCTTGAAGACGATCTGATGCGCATTTTCGGCTCGGAACGGCTGGACAAACTGCTGTCATCGCTGGGCATGAAGGAAGGCGAGGCGATCATTCACCCCTGGGTGAATAAATCGCTGGAACGCGCGCAGGCCAAGGTCGAAGGCCGCAACTTCGATATGCGCAAAAACGTTCTGAAGTTCGACGATGTTATGAACGATCAGCGGAAAGTGATCTTCAATCAACGCCGCGAAATTATGGCCGCCGAGGATCTGTCCGAGATTGTCGATGATATGCGTCACGAGGTGATCGACGATCTGCTCGACACCCACATGCCGCCCAAAACCTACGCCGATCAGTGGGACACCGCAGGCCTGCAGGAGCAGGTCCGCGAGATGCTGAGCATTGACGCGCCGGTGGCGGAATGGGCCGCCGAAGAAGGCGTTGATGACGAGCAGATCCGGGAACGTCTGGTCCAGGCTTCTGACAAGATGATGGCGGAAAAAGCCGCGGCCTTTGGTCCGGAAAACATGCGTAACATCGAAAAGCAGGTTCTGCTGCAGACCATAGACAAGAACTGGCGTGAGCATCTGCTGACACTGGAGCATCTGCGCTCGGTGGTGGGTTTCCGCGGCTATGCGCAGCGTGATCCGCTCAATGAATACAAGAACGAAAGCTTTCAGCTGTTCGAAAACATGCTCGATTCCTTGCGTGAAGAAGTGTCCCAGCAGCTTGGCCGCGTGCGTCCGATGACTGAGGAGGAGCAGCAGCAGATGCTGAAGGAAATGGCTGCCCGCCAGGCCGCAATGCAGCAAATGGCAGTCCCGCAGCCAACCGCAGCCGAAGCTTCGGCAGAAGACCCAGCACCGGGTTTCGTGGAGGATGATCCGGCGACCTGGGGCAACCCCTCACGCAATGACAGATGCCCTTGCGGGTCGGGTAAGAAGTTCAAGCACTGCCACGGCAGCCTGGCCTGA